One region of Eupeodes corollae chromosome 1, idEupCoro1.1, whole genome shotgun sequence genomic DNA includes:
- the LOC129942538 gene encoding putative nuclease HARBI1 isoform X2, which produces MSRSCFSDLMTKIGNLKCVHQLEKKLLYTIWTLSKQESFLSSGDRFNLAPSSAHNSFCEILDLLCSLLAQYIKWPSISQYNDISRVFREKSGGYIPGIVGAIDGCHIQIKQPVKNPIDYYNRKNTHSIILQGVCDHRAVFIDIYVGAPGRLHDARVFRNSPLSDKLAQFLPADYHLVGDAAYPLGQNLITPFRDNGHLLERQINFNTRLSSARITIERTFGFLKGRFRRLKYLDVSSPMLANKIITASCILHNHIHLFNESGNFSDIESENDDDLGNDLNSSQNMENQERSSCARKRNFLLNNF; this is translated from the exons AAGATTGGAAATCTCAAGTGTGTTCATcagttggaaaaaaaacttttgtatactATTTGGACTTTAAGCAAACAAGAGAGTTTTTTGTCATCTGGCGATCGTTTCAATTTAGCACCAAGTTCAGCACACAATTCATTTTGTGAGATTCTGGATTTGTTGTGTTCCCTTTTGGCTCAATACATTAAGTGGCCATCAATAAGCCAATATAATGATATATCCCGG gtatttcgagaaaaatcaggAGGTTATATTCCCGGGATCGTTGGTGCGATAGATGGGTGTCACATTCAAATAAAACAGCCGGTCAAGAACCCTATAGACTACTACAACAGAAAAAATACGCATTCGATTATTTTACAAG gaGTTTGTGACCATCGAGCTGTTTTCATCGATATTTATGTAGGCGCTCCTGGTCGACTACATGATGCTCGAGTTTTTAGAAATAGCCCTCTCTCTGATAAATTGGCTCAATTCTTGCCTGCCGACTACCATCTTGTAGGAGATGCTGCCTACCCTCTAGGTCAAAACCTAATAACTCCCTTCCGTGACAATGGACACCTTCTCGAAAGGCAAATCAATTTCAATACACGCCTTAGCAGTGCCAGAATAACCATAGAGCGAACTTTTGGTTTTCTCAAAGGCCGATTTCGTCGATTGAAATATTTGGATGTTTCAAGTCCTATGCTGgccaataaaattataacagcTAGTTGCATTTTGCACAAccacattcatttatttaatgaatctGGAAATTTTTCTGACATCGAATCTGAAAATGATGACGATCTGGgaaatgatttaaattcaagTCAAAACATGGAAAACCAAGAAAGAAGCAGCtgtgctagaaaaagaaacttcttgttgaacaatttttaa
- the LOC129942539 gene encoding uncharacterized protein LOC129942539, with translation MEGKGYNFKESSLEKKLGNLKIRYNRILDNNKKTSTGRGRMSWPYFEQMCLIYEDEVNVRDAPTVSSLNPSSLCAPSDCTPSDCTPSTSKQATLRSKLVALEEEKVEIARGVLNELKEMRVLKQKRLEFEMLKYKEEKENRTNN, from the exons ATGGAGGGTAAAGGCTACAATTTTAAAGAGAGCTCGCTGGAAAAGAAGCTGGGCAATTTAAAGATAAGGTATAACCGCATCCtggataacaacaaaaaaacttccaCAGGTCGAGGGCGCATGTCCTGGCCCTACTTCGAACAAATGTGCCTAATATATGAAGACGAAGTTAATGTCAGGGATGCGCCTACAGTGAGCTCTCTGAACCCTTCATCGCTGTGTGCTCCCTCGGATTGCACTCCCTCGGATTGCACTCCCTCTACCTCCAAACAAGCAACCCTTCGCTCAAAATTAGTTGCACTGGAGGAGGAAAAGGTGGAAATCGCGCGAGGGGTGCTAAATGAATTGAAGGAAATGCGAGTTCTAAAACAGAAAAGGTTGGAATTCGAGATGCTTAAATAcaaggaagaaaaagaaaatagaacaa ataactGA
- the LOC129938556 gene encoding unconventional myosin IC isoform X2, translated as MEKGLHDRDRVGVQDSVLLENYQSEDAFIDNLRKRFQENLIYTYIGQVLVSVNPYKELPIYSENEIKQYRNRHFFEAPPHVFAVTDNAFRSLIEENKAQCVLISGESGSGKTEASKKVLQYIAAASGHQTTIEGVKDKLLKSNPVLEAFGNAKTNRNDNSSRFGKYMDVQFDFTGVPIGGNILNYLLEKSRVVHQNNGERNFHIFYQLLAGASDEQLKDLQLKRNLDSYYYLSDGEKGSVARINDKDNFKTIKEAMSVIDFTEEEQREIFNIVGSVLHMGNVGFTEEEGHAKILKPESVAAVAKLLGCNVEELSAAMTHRTIDAQGDVVTSPLSREMAIYARDALAKAVYDRLFTWLVHRLNVSLQAKDVRAARKNVMGILDIYGFEIFQKNNFEQFCINFCNEKLQQLFIELTLKSEQEEYNREGIEWVPVEYFDNKVICNLIEEKYKGIISILDEECLRPGDPTDLTFLAKLTNQLGNHPHYICHHKAPTQVQKTMGRDEFRLVHYAGDVTYNVVGFLDKNNDLLFRDLKETMSKAQNTIVQACFPQQEYLSKKRPDTAVTQFRISLNNLMDILMCKEPSYIRCIKPNDQQTAGIFNDSLVLHQVKYLGLMENLRVRRAGFAYRRTYEMFLQRYKCLSKKTWPNYKGSAKNGVEILVKEIGFGPEDYRLGQTKIFIRFPKTLFDTEDAFQAKKHDVAAIIQSHWKGRKQRQVYLKLRENTIVLQSYCRRYLAIQAAKKRREAADKIRAFIKGFITREDPPNGLNEAFIANAKRSWLMRLSKELPTKVLDMSWPSSPKHCQEASRYLHRVHRLHLARNYRQQLSNEKKQQFELKVTAEKVFKDKKKNYPQSIAKWFNEDHIPKEHATQVNNFVTTTLGSEELKYSSPCVKYDRHGYKPRDRFILLSNKAIYLLDAKTYKQKHRLPLDKIDFVLTNHSDHLMLVRIPLDLKKDKGDLILEIPAIIECCTYIIHTVGTANIISIVDRDSLEHNVVKGKSGVIDIQTGGQPGINRDKNGHLVVIAGQ; from the exons ATGGAGAAAGGACTTCACGATCGGGATCGTGTTGGAGTACAAGATtctgttttgttggaaaactaTCAAAGTGAAGACGCATTCAttgataatttgagaaaacgtTTTCAAGAGAACCTCATCTAT aCATACATCGGTCAGGTACTGGTTTCAGTTAACCCTTACAAAGAGTTGCCAATTTATTCAGAAAACGAAATCAAGCAATATAGGAACAGACATTTCTTTGAAGCACCACCTCAtgt gTTTGCAGTAACAGACAATGCGTTCAGATCCCTCATCGAAGAGAATAAAGCACAGTGTGTGCTTATCTCAG GTGAAAGTGGTTCTGGTAAAACAGAGGCCTCAAAAAAGGTGCTTCAATACATTGCTGCTGCCTCCGGACATCAGACAACCATCGAAGGTGTTAAAGATAAACTTCTGAAGAGTAATCCAGTCTTGGAGGCTTTCGGAAATGCCAAGACCAACCGCAATGACAACTCATCTCGTTTCGGCAAATACATGGATGTGCAATTTGACTTCACAGGAGTTCCCATTGGGggcaatattttgaattatcttCTCGAGAAATCTCGAGTTGTCCATCAAAATAATGGTGAAAGAAACTTCCACATTTTCTATCAACTTTTGGCTGGAGCTAGTGATGAGCAATTAAAGGACTTGCAATTGAAAAGAAACTTGGATAGCTATTATTATTTGAGTGATGGG gaAAAAGGATCAGTTGCTCGTATTAATGACAAAGATAATTTCAAAACCATCAAAGAAGCAATGAGTGTTATTGATTTCACCGAAGAAGAGCAAAGGgagatttttaatattgttggaAGTGTTTTGCATATGGGTAACGTTGGTTTCACTGAAGAGGAAGGTCATGCCAAGATTTTGAAACCTGAATCAGTTGCAGCTGTAGCTAag cTCCTTGGATGCAATGTTGAGGAACTTTCTGCTGCTATGACTCATAGAACAATTGATGCTCAAGGTGATGTAGTTACATCCCCATTGAGCCGAGAAATGGCTATCTATGCTCGTGATGCTTTAGCCAAGGCTGTCTATGACCGTCTCTTCACTTGGTTGGTTCACAGATTGAATGTCTCCCTCCAGGCTAAAGACGTTCGTGCAGCACGAAAGAATGTCATGGGTATCCTCGATATCTATGGTTTTGAGATCTTCCAAAAGAACAACTTCGAGCAATTCTGTATTAATTTCTGCAATGAGAAACTGCAACAGCTCTTCATCGAACTTACCTTAAAGTCCGAGCAAGAAGAGTACAATCGCGAAGGAATTGAATGGGTTCCAGTAGAGTACTTTGATAACAAAGTCATTTGCAACCTGATCGAAGAGAAATACAAGGGAATTATTTCAATCTTGGACGAGGAGTGCCTGCGACCAGGTGACCCAACAGATTTGACATTCCTGGCTAAGCTAACCAACCAGTTGGGCAATCATCCACATTACATCTGCCATCACAAGGCACCAACCCAAGTGCAAAAGACAATGGGACGAGATGAATTCCGTTTGGTTCACTACGCTGGAGATGTAACTTATAATGTGGTTGGATTTTTAGACAAGAACAACGATCTTCTCTTCAGAGATCTAAAAGAAACAATGAGCAAAGCTCAGAATACTATTGTCCAGGCGTGCTTCCCCCAACAGGAATATCTATCGAAGAAGAGACCTGATACTGCAGTGACTCAGTTCAGGATCTCACTTAACAATCTTATGGACATCCTAATGTGCAAGGAGCCATCGTACATTCGTTGTATCAAACCAAATGACCAACAAACAGCAGGCATCTTCAATGACAGTTTGGTGTTACATCAAGTTAAATACCTTGGCTTGATGGAGAATTTGAGAGTTCGCAGAGCTGGATTCGCTTATCGAAGAACTTATGAGATGTTCTTGCAACGATACAAGTGTTTGAGCAAGAAAACTTGGCCAAACTACAAAGGTTCTGCAAAGAATGGAGTGGAAATCCTAGTCAAGGAAATCGGATTCGGACCCGAGGACTACCGATTGGGACAGACTAAGATTTTCATTCGATTCCCTAAGACCCTCTTCGACACAGAAGATGCCTTCCAAGCCAAGAAACACGATGTCGCTGCCATTATTCAGTCACACTGGAAGGGACGTAAACAACGCCAAGTCTATCTTAAACTTCGTGAGAATACTATTGTCCTGCAATCGTATTGCCGACGGTATCTGGCAATTCAAGCTGCCAAGAAACGACGAGAGGCTGCTGATAAGATTCGGGCATTCATTAAAGGTTTTATCACCAGAGAAGATCCACCAAACGGTTTGAACGAAGCTTTCATTGCCAATGCAAAGAGATCGTGGCTCATGAGGTTGTCCAAAGAGCTGCCAACAAAAGTACTCGACATGAGTTGGCCTTCATCACCTAAACATTGCCAGGAAGCCTCTAGATACCTCCACAGAGTGCACAGACTTCACCTAGCAAGGAATTACCGCCAGCAGCTAAGCAATGAAAAGAAACAGCAATTCGAGCTCAAAGTTACCGCTGAAAAAGTCTTTAAAG ATAAAAAGAAGAATTACCCCCAAAGTATTGCCAAATGGTTCAATGAAGATCACATTCCCAAGGAACATGCCACCCAAGTCAACAACTTCGTTACAACAACACTTGGTTCCGAAGAACTTAAATATTCCTCGCCTTGTGTCAAATATGATCGACACGGCTACAAGCCCAGAGATCGGTTCATCCTTCTCAGCAACAAAGCTATCTACCTTCTTGACGCAAAGACCTACAAACAAAAGCATCGACTGCCGTTggacaaaattgattttgtgcTAACAAACCACAGTGATCATCTGATGTTGGTTCGGATTCCATTAGACTTAAAGAAAGACAAGGGTGATCTTATTCTAGAGATTCCTGCAATTATTGAATGCTGTACGTACATTATTCACACCGTGGGCACAGCAAACATAATCAGTATTGTGGACAGAGATTC ATTGGAGCACAATGTTGTTAAGGGCAAGTCAGGTGTTATAGATATTCAAACAGGAGGACAACCTGGTATAAACCGAGACAAAAATGGACATCTTGTTGTT ATTGCTGGACAATGA
- the LOC129938556 gene encoding unconventional myosin IC isoform X1, giving the protein MASTNLPAKHGAMEKGLHDRDRVGVQDSVLLENYQSEDAFIDNLRKRFQENLIYTYIGQVLVSVNPYKELPIYSENEIKQYRNRHFFEAPPHVFAVTDNAFRSLIEENKAQCVLISGESGSGKTEASKKVLQYIAAASGHQTTIEGVKDKLLKSNPVLEAFGNAKTNRNDNSSRFGKYMDVQFDFTGVPIGGNILNYLLEKSRVVHQNNGERNFHIFYQLLAGASDEQLKDLQLKRNLDSYYYLSDGEKGSVARINDKDNFKTIKEAMSVIDFTEEEQREIFNIVGSVLHMGNVGFTEEEGHAKILKPESVAAVAKLLGCNVEELSAAMTHRTIDAQGDVVTSPLSREMAIYARDALAKAVYDRLFTWLVHRLNVSLQAKDVRAARKNVMGILDIYGFEIFQKNNFEQFCINFCNEKLQQLFIELTLKSEQEEYNREGIEWVPVEYFDNKVICNLIEEKYKGIISILDEECLRPGDPTDLTFLAKLTNQLGNHPHYICHHKAPTQVQKTMGRDEFRLVHYAGDVTYNVVGFLDKNNDLLFRDLKETMSKAQNTIVQACFPQQEYLSKKRPDTAVTQFRISLNNLMDILMCKEPSYIRCIKPNDQQTAGIFNDSLVLHQVKYLGLMENLRVRRAGFAYRRTYEMFLQRYKCLSKKTWPNYKGSAKNGVEILVKEIGFGPEDYRLGQTKIFIRFPKTLFDTEDAFQAKKHDVAAIIQSHWKGRKQRQVYLKLRENTIVLQSYCRRYLAIQAAKKRREAADKIRAFIKGFITREDPPNGLNEAFIANAKRSWLMRLSKELPTKVLDMSWPSSPKHCQEASRYLHRVHRLHLARNYRQQLSNEKKQQFELKVTAEKVFKDKKKNYPQSIAKWFNEDHIPKEHATQVNNFVTTTLGSEELKYSSPCVKYDRHGYKPRDRFILLSNKAIYLLDAKTYKQKHRLPLDKIDFVLTNHSDHLMLVRIPLDLKKDKGDLILEIPAIIECCTYIIHTVGTANIISIVDRDSLEHNVVKGKSGVIDIQTGGQPGINRDKNGHLVVIAGQ; this is encoded by the exons CACAAATTTACCTGCTAAACACGGCGCAATGGAGAAAGGACTTCACGATCGGGATCGTGTTGGAGTACAAGATtctgttttgttggaaaactaTCAAAGTGAAGACGCATTCAttgataatttgagaaaacgtTTTCAAGAGAACCTCATCTAT aCATACATCGGTCAGGTACTGGTTTCAGTTAACCCTTACAAAGAGTTGCCAATTTATTCAGAAAACGAAATCAAGCAATATAGGAACAGACATTTCTTTGAAGCACCACCTCAtgt gTTTGCAGTAACAGACAATGCGTTCAGATCCCTCATCGAAGAGAATAAAGCACAGTGTGTGCTTATCTCAG GTGAAAGTGGTTCTGGTAAAACAGAGGCCTCAAAAAAGGTGCTTCAATACATTGCTGCTGCCTCCGGACATCAGACAACCATCGAAGGTGTTAAAGATAAACTTCTGAAGAGTAATCCAGTCTTGGAGGCTTTCGGAAATGCCAAGACCAACCGCAATGACAACTCATCTCGTTTCGGCAAATACATGGATGTGCAATTTGACTTCACAGGAGTTCCCATTGGGggcaatattttgaattatcttCTCGAGAAATCTCGAGTTGTCCATCAAAATAATGGTGAAAGAAACTTCCACATTTTCTATCAACTTTTGGCTGGAGCTAGTGATGAGCAATTAAAGGACTTGCAATTGAAAAGAAACTTGGATAGCTATTATTATTTGAGTGATGGG gaAAAAGGATCAGTTGCTCGTATTAATGACAAAGATAATTTCAAAACCATCAAAGAAGCAATGAGTGTTATTGATTTCACCGAAGAAGAGCAAAGGgagatttttaatattgttggaAGTGTTTTGCATATGGGTAACGTTGGTTTCACTGAAGAGGAAGGTCATGCCAAGATTTTGAAACCTGAATCAGTTGCAGCTGTAGCTAag cTCCTTGGATGCAATGTTGAGGAACTTTCTGCTGCTATGACTCATAGAACAATTGATGCTCAAGGTGATGTAGTTACATCCCCATTGAGCCGAGAAATGGCTATCTATGCTCGTGATGCTTTAGCCAAGGCTGTCTATGACCGTCTCTTCACTTGGTTGGTTCACAGATTGAATGTCTCCCTCCAGGCTAAAGACGTTCGTGCAGCACGAAAGAATGTCATGGGTATCCTCGATATCTATGGTTTTGAGATCTTCCAAAAGAACAACTTCGAGCAATTCTGTATTAATTTCTGCAATGAGAAACTGCAACAGCTCTTCATCGAACTTACCTTAAAGTCCGAGCAAGAAGAGTACAATCGCGAAGGAATTGAATGGGTTCCAGTAGAGTACTTTGATAACAAAGTCATTTGCAACCTGATCGAAGAGAAATACAAGGGAATTATTTCAATCTTGGACGAGGAGTGCCTGCGACCAGGTGACCCAACAGATTTGACATTCCTGGCTAAGCTAACCAACCAGTTGGGCAATCATCCACATTACATCTGCCATCACAAGGCACCAACCCAAGTGCAAAAGACAATGGGACGAGATGAATTCCGTTTGGTTCACTACGCTGGAGATGTAACTTATAATGTGGTTGGATTTTTAGACAAGAACAACGATCTTCTCTTCAGAGATCTAAAAGAAACAATGAGCAAAGCTCAGAATACTATTGTCCAGGCGTGCTTCCCCCAACAGGAATATCTATCGAAGAAGAGACCTGATACTGCAGTGACTCAGTTCAGGATCTCACTTAACAATCTTATGGACATCCTAATGTGCAAGGAGCCATCGTACATTCGTTGTATCAAACCAAATGACCAACAAACAGCAGGCATCTTCAATGACAGTTTGGTGTTACATCAAGTTAAATACCTTGGCTTGATGGAGAATTTGAGAGTTCGCAGAGCTGGATTCGCTTATCGAAGAACTTATGAGATGTTCTTGCAACGATACAAGTGTTTGAGCAAGAAAACTTGGCCAAACTACAAAGGTTCTGCAAAGAATGGAGTGGAAATCCTAGTCAAGGAAATCGGATTCGGACCCGAGGACTACCGATTGGGACAGACTAAGATTTTCATTCGATTCCCTAAGACCCTCTTCGACACAGAAGATGCCTTCCAAGCCAAGAAACACGATGTCGCTGCCATTATTCAGTCACACTGGAAGGGACGTAAACAACGCCAAGTCTATCTTAAACTTCGTGAGAATACTATTGTCCTGCAATCGTATTGCCGACGGTATCTGGCAATTCAAGCTGCCAAGAAACGACGAGAGGCTGCTGATAAGATTCGGGCATTCATTAAAGGTTTTATCACCAGAGAAGATCCACCAAACGGTTTGAACGAAGCTTTCATTGCCAATGCAAAGAGATCGTGGCTCATGAGGTTGTCCAAAGAGCTGCCAACAAAAGTACTCGACATGAGTTGGCCTTCATCACCTAAACATTGCCAGGAAGCCTCTAGATACCTCCACAGAGTGCACAGACTTCACCTAGCAAGGAATTACCGCCAGCAGCTAAGCAATGAAAAGAAACAGCAATTCGAGCTCAAAGTTACCGCTGAAAAAGTCTTTAAAG ATAAAAAGAAGAATTACCCCCAAAGTATTGCCAAATGGTTCAATGAAGATCACATTCCCAAGGAACATGCCACCCAAGTCAACAACTTCGTTACAACAACACTTGGTTCCGAAGAACTTAAATATTCCTCGCCTTGTGTCAAATATGATCGACACGGCTACAAGCCCAGAGATCGGTTCATCCTTCTCAGCAACAAAGCTATCTACCTTCTTGACGCAAAGACCTACAAACAAAAGCATCGACTGCCGTTggacaaaattgattttgtgcTAACAAACCACAGTGATCATCTGATGTTGGTTCGGATTCCATTAGACTTAAAGAAAGACAAGGGTGATCTTATTCTAGAGATTCCTGCAATTATTGAATGCTGTACGTACATTATTCACACCGTGGGCACAGCAAACATAATCAGTATTGTGGACAGAGATTC ATTGGAGCACAATGTTGTTAAGGGCAAGTCAGGTGTTATAGATATTCAAACAGGAGGACAACCTGGTATAAACCGAGACAAAAATGGACATCTTGTTGTT ATTGCTGGACAATGA